From Bombina bombina isolate aBomBom1 chromosome 1, aBomBom1.pri, whole genome shotgun sequence:
agctaccttttcaacagagctaaactgagagcttctaagtaagtttttaaacagttttctactggatttttatatcagtatgtgtgcatcttattctttatagtagtgtctattacatgcagttatatgaaaatgggtgtatactgtccctttaatcaaacaaACTGTAAACCACCCAATggtgcacaggccttatgtaatcttcctagacacatagggcaagatgcggtaactaactcttccattttttcgGGTCAGTGCCTCAGTGACATCCGGGACAGCAATATGGCAGACAAACCTGTGTCCCTGACTGAGACAAGGCTTATGGATGTGAAAGTGAGACAGCTGCCCTACTGGCTGGCCGCTCATGACTTCACTCCAAATGGCATTATCGGGGAAATCCGCAGAGGTCATAATCGATATTTTACCAAGTAGATTGATATGAAGAAAGGTGGAATTGGAGGGCTGGTCATGCTGCTTACGGGATATGTGGTGCTGAGTTATGTCTGGGAATATGATCACAtcaagcacaatatatatataatatataatattatacagtggtaatcaatattattcaacccccattgcaaatcaggtttattgtcaaaatttacagactttcagttgtttgcaatgaacaaatcaaacaaaagcaattgaaatagctcaacacaacaaatgcttcaactgtttt
This genomic window contains:
- the LOC128639377 gene encoding ATP synthase subunit f, mitochondrial-like; translation: MADKPVSLTETRLMDVKVRQLPYWLAAHDFTPNGIIGEIRRGHNRYFTK